Proteins encoded together in one Longimicrobium sp. window:
- a CDS encoding histidine phosphatase family protein, with protein MEQTWPDVMWIVRHGESAGNVAAAAARAAGLAMVQIAQRDVDVPLSPRGEEQAAALGRWFAAMPPSERPTVVLVSPYVRARRTAELVRASGGTEDPEEELIVDERLREREFGILDRLTPIGVQQRFPEQAEHRRLLGKFYHRPPGGESWADVILRLRSAVDTVSLHHADRRVLIVCHQVVVLCLRYILEELDEAAVLAIDKQSAVLNCGICEYEFEPDDERECVPSLVRYNFAAPLEQEQAPVTAEPDEIVGTR; from the coding sequence ATGGAGCAGACCTGGCCGGACGTGATGTGGATCGTGCGGCACGGCGAGAGCGCGGGGAACGTGGCCGCCGCGGCCGCGCGCGCCGCCGGGCTGGCGATGGTGCAGATCGCCCAGCGCGACGTGGACGTGCCGCTGAGCCCGCGCGGCGAGGAGCAGGCCGCCGCGCTGGGCCGCTGGTTCGCCGCCATGCCGCCGTCGGAGCGCCCCACCGTGGTCCTCGTCTCGCCCTACGTGCGCGCGCGCCGCACCGCCGAGCTGGTCCGCGCGTCGGGAGGGACCGAGGACCCCGAGGAGGAGCTGATCGTCGACGAGCGGCTGCGCGAGCGCGAATTCGGCATCCTCGACCGGCTCACCCCCATCGGCGTGCAGCAGCGCTTTCCCGAGCAGGCCGAGCACCGGCGCCTGCTGGGCAAGTTCTATCACCGCCCGCCCGGCGGCGAGAGCTGGGCCGACGTCATCCTGCGCCTGCGCAGCGCCGTCGACACGGTCAGCCTCCACCATGCCGACCGGCGGGTGCTGATCGTCTGCCACCAGGTCGTGGTGCTGTGCCTGCGCTACATCCTCGAGGAGCTCGACGAGGCGGCGGTGCTGGCGATCGACAAGCAGAGCGCGGTGCTCAACTGCGGCATCTGCGAATATGAATTCGAGCCCGACGACGAGCGCGAATGCGTGCCGAGCCTGGTCCGCTACAATTTCGCCGCGCCGCTCGAGCAGGAGCAGGCGCCGGTCACCGCCGAGCCCGACGAGATCGTCGGCACGCGATGA
- a CDS encoding alkaline phosphatase PhoX, whose protein sequence is MGGRFNRGAAGAALLAGLAACSGDGTGGGGETGFTTAQPALATALGGATVQPILSVGDSLPSGFVYPPSPDGLGGYLEGGRLVLFNAHELSAGGVPTTDGGVRFAGARVSRLVLDPGTRSVLSAGTVVDGPAGYRNFCSATFAGAEVGLPGGWFLVGEEATGAGKDGMQIAVGKGGQVVEMPWIGRFAHENLVAIPGFPGRVVLAGLDDTRGVSELYLYVAASEADVLAGRGTLYVFTSSAAANVGQLAAGQTIDGRFAAIANAASLTSAQLQAAVDALGAFRFVGTEDGDYDRRTGISTPALYFADTGSGTIPSAAAPWDPFGSIYRLELAAADPTQARLTLLARSPGPAAGWASPDNVGTSRRSLMVQEDPSNAAFARAPRVWRFPLNADGSLGAPQAVAELANPDCTYNSGCWESSGIVDASAWLGDGAWLFDVQAHTKPVPAIGLTRENGQLLYLRVPGS, encoded by the coding sequence ATGGGGGGACGATTCAACCGCGGCGCGGCCGGGGCAGCGCTGCTCGCGGGTCTTGCCGCGTGCTCGGGAGACGGCACGGGCGGCGGCGGGGAGACGGGCTTCACCACCGCGCAGCCCGCGCTGGCGACGGCGCTGGGCGGCGCCACGGTGCAGCCGATCCTGAGCGTGGGCGATTCGCTCCCCTCGGGCTTCGTCTATCCCCCGAGCCCCGACGGGCTGGGAGGCTACCTGGAAGGCGGACGGCTGGTGCTGTTCAACGCGCACGAGCTGAGCGCCGGCGGCGTGCCGACCACGGACGGGGGCGTGCGCTTCGCCGGGGCGCGGGTGTCGCGGCTGGTGCTGGACCCCGGGACGCGCTCCGTGCTCTCCGCCGGCACCGTGGTGGACGGCCCGGCGGGATACCGCAACTTCTGCTCGGCCACCTTCGCCGGCGCCGAGGTGGGGCTTCCCGGTGGCTGGTTCCTCGTCGGCGAGGAGGCCACCGGCGCGGGGAAGGACGGGATGCAGATCGCCGTGGGGAAGGGCGGGCAGGTGGTGGAGATGCCGTGGATCGGCCGCTTCGCCCACGAGAACCTGGTGGCGATCCCCGGCTTCCCCGGTCGCGTGGTGCTCGCGGGGCTGGACGACACGCGCGGCGTCTCGGAGCTGTACCTGTACGTGGCCGCGAGCGAGGCGGACGTGCTGGCGGGGCGGGGGACGCTGTACGTCTTCACCTCGTCCGCCGCGGCGAACGTGGGCCAGCTCGCGGCGGGGCAGACGATCGACGGGCGCTTCGCGGCGATCGCCAACGCGGCGTCGCTGACCTCGGCGCAGCTCCAGGCGGCGGTGGACGCGCTCGGCGCCTTCCGCTTCGTGGGGACGGAGGACGGCGACTACGACCGGCGCACGGGGATCTCCACCCCCGCGCTCTACTTCGCCGATACCGGCTCGGGGACGATCCCGTCGGCGGCGGCGCCGTGGGACCCGTTCGGCTCCATCTACCGGCTCGAGCTGGCGGCGGCGGACCCCACGCAGGCGCGGCTGACGCTGCTGGCGCGCTCGCCGGGCCCGGCGGCGGGGTGGGCGTCGCCCGACAACGTGGGGACGAGCCGGCGCAGCCTGATGGTGCAGGAAGACCCGTCGAACGCCGCGTTCGCGCGCGCGCCACGGGTGTGGCGCTTCCCGCTGAACGCGGACGGGTCGCTGGGCGCGCCGCAGGCCGTGGCGGAGCTGGCGAACCCCGACTGCACCTACAACTCGGGGTGCTGGGAGTCGAGCGGGATCGTCGACGCGAGCGCGTGGCTGGGCGACGGCGCGTGGCTGTTCGACGTCCAGGCGCACACCAAGCCCGTCCCCGCGATCGGCCTCACGCGCGAGAACGGCCAGCTGCTGTACCTGCGCGTGCCGGGGAGCTGA
- a CDS encoding NAD(P)H-hydrate dehydratase, with protein sequence MSEAETLDAEALRAFPLPRVADDSSKEDRGRLLVIAGSRELAGAALLAGTAALRAGAGKLQVGTAQSIAAPLAVAMPEARVIGHAETDEGCIAEDGIPPLIRWARQAQAVA encoded by the coding sequence ATGAGCGAGGCCGAGACCCTCGACGCCGAAGCGCTTCGCGCCTTCCCGCTGCCGCGCGTCGCCGACGATTCGAGCAAGGAGGATCGCGGCCGGCTGCTCGTCATCGCCGGCAGCCGCGAGCTGGCCGGCGCCGCCCTGCTCGCCGGCACCGCCGCGCTTCGCGCCGGCGCCGGCAAGCTCCAGGTCGGCACCGCCCAGAGCATCGCCGCGCCGCTCGCCGTCGCCATGCCGGAGGCGCGGGTGATCGGCCACGCGGAGACCGACGAGGGCTGCATCGCCGAGGACGGCATCCCGCCCCTGATCCGCTGGGCGCGCCAGGCGCAGGCGGTCGCGG